GGCTAAAGGCTAAAGGCTGCAGGTGGGAGGGGAAAATGAGGTTTGAGGACCTTGTGGTTTGGAAGCGGGCAACCAGTTTGAGCGCCGAAATATATAAGCATTTTTCTTCTTGCCGAGATTATGGTTTTAAAGATCAGATAACCCGTTCAGGTCTTTCTGTCCCCAGCAATATTGCCGAAGGCTTTGAACGTGAATCAACCCGTGAATGTCTGAAATTTCTTTCCTATGCCAAAGGTTCCTGCGCCGAGCTGCGGACGCAAATTTATATTGGTTTAGAAATAGCTTACATTAAAAAA
Above is a window of Pseudomonadota bacterium DNA encoding:
- a CDS encoding four helix bundle protein; translation: MRFEDLVVWKRATSLSAEIYKHFSSCRDYGFKDQITRSGLSVPSNIAEGFERESTRECLKFLSYAKGSCAELRTQIYIGLEIAYIKK